One Bacillus amyloliquefaciens DSM 7 = ATCC 23350 DNA window includes the following coding sequences:
- a CDS encoding universal stress protein: MFKKILAAVDGSDMSSKALDAAIHLAKEQQAELTILYAGREAVVSTSALTGIVYVPENFIEDIKHEVEQKGAAILEDAKQKAAESGVEAESLYVQGEPAHQILNIAKEQHFNLIVVGSRGISGFKEMMLGSVSHKVSQLSPCPVLIVH; this comes from the coding sequence ATGTTTAAAAAAATTCTTGCAGCAGTAGACGGTTCAGACATGAGCAGCAAAGCCCTGGACGCAGCCATCCACCTGGCGAAAGAACAGCAGGCTGAGCTCACCATTCTCTATGCGGGACGTGAAGCCGTTGTTTCCACATCAGCCTTAACCGGGATTGTCTATGTTCCGGAGAACTTCATTGAAGACATCAAACATGAAGTCGAGCAAAAAGGAGCAGCCATTCTGGAAGATGCCAAGCAAAAAGCGGCGGAAAGCGGAGTAGAAGCGGAAAGCCTGTACGTCCAAGGTGAGCCTGCGCATCAAATTTTAAACATAGCGAAAGAACAGCATTTCAATCTGATTGTCGTCGGAAGCCGAGGAATCAGCGGATTTAAAGAAATGATGCTCGGAAGCGTGAGCCACAAGGTCTCACAATTGTCTCCTTGTCCTGTACTGATCGTTCATTAA
- a CDS encoding 6-phospho-beta-glucosidase produces MKRFPEGFLWGGATAANQIEGAYKEGGKGLSTADVSPDGIMSPFHETDDALNLYHDAIDFYHRYQEDIALFAEMGFKAFRTSIAWTRIFPNGDETEPNEEGLQFYDRLFDELRKHQIEPVVTISHYEMPLGLVKNYGGWRNRQTVDFYERYARTVFTRYKDKVKYWMTFNEINVVLHAPFTGGGLVFREGENKQNTMYQAAHHQFVASALAVKAGHEIIPDSQIGCMIAATTTYPMTPKPEDVYAALQKERSTLFFSDVQARGSYPGYMKRFFKENGITIEMKEGDEELLKEHTVDYIGFSYYMSMTASTAPEDLAQSKGNLLGGVKNPYLESSEWGWQIDPKGLRITLNTLYDRYQKPLFIVENGLGAQDQPEEDGSIQDDYRIKYLRDHLIEAREAIEDGVNLIGYTSWGPIDLVSASTAEMKKRYGYIYVDRGNDGTGTFERKRKKSFYWYKDVIATNGESL; encoded by the coding sequence ATGAAGAGATTTCCGGAAGGTTTTTTATGGGGCGGCGCAACGGCTGCCAATCAGATTGAAGGAGCTTACAAAGAAGGCGGCAAAGGACTTTCCACGGCGGATGTCTCCCCGGACGGCATTATGTCACCGTTCCATGAGACAGACGATGCGCTGAATCTGTATCACGACGCGATTGATTTTTATCACCGCTATCAAGAGGACATCGCTCTGTTTGCGGAGATGGGCTTTAAAGCGTTCCGCACCTCCATTGCGTGGACGAGAATCTTTCCGAACGGCGATGAAACAGAGCCGAATGAAGAAGGGCTGCAATTTTACGACCGTCTTTTTGATGAATTGAGAAAACATCAGATCGAACCGGTGGTCACGATTTCGCACTACGAGATGCCGCTCGGTCTGGTGAAAAATTACGGCGGCTGGAGAAACCGCCAAACGGTCGATTTCTATGAGAGGTACGCCCGCACGGTTTTCACCCGTTATAAAGACAAGGTGAAATATTGGATGACATTCAATGAAATCAATGTCGTTCTTCACGCTCCGTTTACAGGCGGCGGTCTCGTATTCCGGGAAGGCGAAAATAAACAAAACACGATGTACCAAGCGGCCCACCACCAGTTTGTGGCGAGCGCGCTGGCGGTAAAAGCCGGCCATGAGATCATCCCGGATTCACAGATCGGCTGCATGATCGCCGCGACGACGACGTATCCGATGACGCCGAAGCCGGAGGATGTATATGCGGCTTTGCAGAAAGAGCGGAGCACGCTGTTCTTTTCTGATGTGCAGGCGAGGGGCAGCTATCCGGGCTACATGAAGCGCTTCTTTAAAGAAAACGGAATTACGATTGAGATGAAGGAAGGAGACGAGGAGCTCCTGAAAGAACACACGGTGGATTACATCGGCTTCAGCTACTACATGTCGATGACGGCAAGCACCGCGCCTGAGGATCTGGCGCAATCGAAGGGGAATCTTCTCGGCGGCGTGAAAAATCCTTATCTGGAATCTTCGGAATGGGGCTGGCAGATTGATCCGAAGGGCTTGCGCATTACCTTAAACACGCTGTACGACCGTTATCAGAAACCGCTCTTCATCGTCGAAAACGGGCTCGGCGCACAAGATCAGCCGGAGGAAGACGGAAGCATACAGGATGATTACCGTATCAAATATCTGCGGGATCATTTAATAGAAGCAAGAGAGGCGATCGAAGACGGAGTCAACCTGATCGGTTACACGTCGTGGGGGCCGATTGACCTCGTCAGCGCCTCAACTGCTGAAATGAAAAAACGCTACGGCTATATCTATGTTGACCGCGGCAATGACGGAACAGGCACGTTTGAAAGGAAGAGAAAGAAAAGTTTTTATTGGTATAAAGACGTCATCGCGACAAATGGAGAAAGTCTGTAA
- a CDS encoding beta-glucoside-specific PTS transporter subunit IIABC codes for MDYHKISKEILQLVGGEENVQSVIHCMTRLRFNLYDNAKADRNALEQTEGVMGTNISGGQFQIIIGNHVPKVYQALIESSGLSDESANKTSKQKKNMLSAVFDVISGVFTPILPAIAGAGMIKGLVALAVTFGWMSEKSQTHSILTAVGDGAFYFLPLLLAVSAARKFGSNPYVAAAVAGAILHPDLTALLGSGKSISFIGLPVTAATYSSTVIPILLAIWLMSYVEKGIDRITPSSLKLIVVPMLTLVIVVPVTLITVGPLGAILGNYLSVGVNYLFNHAGIAAMILLAGTFSLIIMTGMHYALVPIMINNIAQNGHDYILPAMFLANMGQAGASFAVFLKSKNKTFKSLAFTTGITALMGITEPAMYGVNMRLKKPFAAALIGGAAGGAFYGVTGVASYIVGGNAGLPSIPVFIGPTFLYALIGLFISFAAGIAAALLIGFEDVQPEQAKAPGMPGVTAGGEIIHSPIKGEVKALSEVNDSVFSGEIMGKGFAILPEEGAAVSPVEGTVTAVFKTKHAIGITSARGAEVLIHIGLDTVRLDGRHFEVHVKEGDAVAPGDLLITFDIEEIKAAGYDVITPVIITNTDQYSFTDVKKSGMVKPNEALLALS; via the coding sequence ATGGACTATCATAAAATATCAAAAGAGATTTTACAACTTGTCGGCGGGGAGGAGAATGTTCAGAGTGTCATCCATTGCATGACGCGGCTTCGTTTTAATTTGTATGACAATGCGAAGGCAGATCGGAACGCACTGGAGCAGACAGAAGGCGTGATGGGGACAAATATCAGCGGCGGGCAATTTCAGATCATTATCGGCAATCATGTGCCGAAGGTGTATCAGGCTTTGATCGAGAGCAGCGGGCTCAGTGATGAAAGCGCAAACAAAACCTCGAAGCAGAAGAAAAATATGCTGAGCGCCGTGTTTGATGTGATTTCCGGCGTGTTTACGCCGATTCTGCCGGCGATTGCCGGAGCCGGAATGATAAAAGGGCTTGTCGCATTAGCGGTGACATTCGGCTGGATGTCGGAGAAGAGCCAGACTCACAGCATTCTTACGGCTGTTGGCGACGGTGCGTTTTACTTTCTGCCGCTTTTGCTTGCGGTAAGCGCGGCGAGAAAATTCGGAAGCAATCCGTACGTGGCGGCCGCTGTGGCGGGTGCGATTCTGCATCCGGATTTGACGGCTTTGCTTGGGTCAGGGAAAAGCATCTCCTTTATCGGTCTTCCTGTAACCGCTGCCACGTATTCATCGACAGTCATTCCGATTTTGCTGGCGATATGGCTGATGTCCTATGTGGAGAAAGGGATCGACCGAATCACCCCTTCATCCTTGAAATTGATTGTTGTGCCGATGCTTACGCTTGTGATCGTCGTGCCTGTCACGCTTATCACGGTCGGCCCGCTCGGCGCGATTCTCGGGAATTACCTGTCTGTCGGCGTCAATTATTTGTTCAATCATGCGGGCATTGCCGCGATGATTCTGCTTGCCGGAACATTTTCACTCATCATTATGACGGGGATGCATTATGCGCTTGTGCCGATCATGATCAATAATATTGCTCAAAACGGACATGATTACATTCTGCCTGCGATGTTTTTGGCGAACATGGGGCAGGCCGGCGCGTCATTTGCGGTTTTCTTGAAATCAAAGAACAAAACATTCAAGTCGCTGGCGTTTACGACGGGCATTACGGCTTTGATGGGCATTACCGAACCCGCGATGTACGGCGTCAACATGAGATTGAAAAAACCGTTCGCGGCTGCGTTAATCGGCGGTGCGGCAGGCGGAGCTTTTTACGGTGTAACCGGCGTCGCTTCCTACATTGTCGGCGGCAACGCCGGTCTGCCGAGCATTCCGGTCTTTATCGGGCCGACGTTTCTTTACGCGCTGATCGGGCTTTTTATCTCGTTTGCGGCCGGTATTGCGGCGGCACTGCTGATCGGGTTTGAAGATGTACAGCCCGAACAGGCCAAAGCGCCTGGAATGCCGGGGGTGACGGCTGGCGGCGAAATCATTCACAGCCCGATTAAAGGTGAAGTGAAAGCATTAAGTGAAGTGAACGACAGCGTGTTTTCCGGTGAAATTATGGGAAAAGGCTTTGCGATTCTGCCTGAAGAGGGCGCGGCGGTTTCTCCCGTAGAGGGCACGGTGACAGCCGTATTTAAAACAAAGCACGCCATCGGTATTACGAGCGCCCGGGGAGCCGAGGTTCTCATTCATATCGGGCTTGATACGGTCCGGCTGGATGGCAGACATTTTGAGGTGCACGTAAAAGAGGGCGATGCTGTCGCGCCTGGAGATCTGCTGATTACTTTTGATATCGAAGAAATAAAGGCTGCCGGTTATGACGTGATCACACCGGTCATCATTACGAATACGGATCAATATTCATTTACAGACGTGAAAAAAAGCGGCATGGTCAAACCGAATGAAGCGCTTCTGGCGTTATCCTGA